In Candidatus Nomurabacteria bacterium, the DNA window TCTTGTAATACAATTTTATCAATTTATAAGCCCCTTGTCGTCCGCTCCCGCCCGTGGTCGGGCAGGATTTCGTACGGGACCAATAATTATTCTGTAACGTTGCCGGAGCCACTTCCATAGAGACTATCAGAGACGAGCTTTGTTGTCACCTCTGGCCATGTCTTAGAAATACTTGCTCCAGAATATGTATCGTATCCGCTATAAGACGTTTTGTCTGTAAGATATATAAACGAACCAACCTGAGAAGAAGATGGGATTACGCTGACTTTGAAATATCCGTCTTTTGAAGTTCCTCCAAATCCTGTGTTTGGCTGTACGTCGCCTATGTTCCAAACAACTTCTCTGTTTGCTTCGTTATATGTTATGTCTTCCCCGTTTGGATAAACCACTCCTTCCCAAGTTACGTTTGATGGTAAGAATGTTCTTGCCACAGCACTCTCGAGAGGATTAGATGAGTTTGAAACTGACCACCTAACTGTATATGTAGTCTGTTCTCCAACAACAGGTGGAACAGGACCCTGATTTGATATAGGACTATCTGTATATAGCGATGTTCCAGAAACTTGAAATTCTGAAGTTAGCTTGAAAACAACAGACGAAACTGAATCTATAGTTTGGCCAGATTCTCCGATAGAAAGTTGGTTTCCTTTGACCGAAGTGTTTAGGGTTATTTGTGGATCTTCTAGAGCAGTCTGAGAAAGAGGAATACTCTTGAGTGAGAAAGTTGTACTTCCAGATTCCCCTGGTTCCAAAAATCCAAGTTCAGAAAGTGTGTCTTTGGACCAAGTTATAGAGTTTGTGTTTGAGTTATAAAAACCACTATTTGCTTTGATAGATGTTTTGTCTAGAGCATTTCCACCAAGAGACACAGTTATAGATGCATCTGTCACGGCAACTGGAGAATTGTTTGTCCATTTTAGTTGCAAGAACAGAGTTTCGTTTGGAGAAACGGTGTATGTGTCTTTTTCTTGACCCCCATAGATTATAGAAGCATCGACAAAAGGATTTACAAGGTCAACTGCATACAAGAAAGAACTATAAGAAACTGCTATTTCTGTATCGTTTCGAGGGTCTTGTTCTCCTGCGTATATCCTGAAACCCCTACTTTCACTTTCTGATCCTTCTATCTTTCCAGTTATCGATATCTTCTTTTCAGTTCCGGGTGGTATGTCTCCTAGAAGAAAAACATTGTTTCTGAAATTGGCTTCTGGAGTAGATTCTTCTAGAGAAAATCCAAACGGATACTCAACTACAACCATAGCGTTTTTCAAAACTTCTTCTGATTCTGATTTTAGTATGACGTCAAAAATAAACTTTTCTCCAGAAACAACATTTTCTGGGCCAGTTGCGACAAGATCTATTGGCGCCGAGTTTATGATAACTGGAAAAACTGCTTCTTTTACAAAAACAGCGTTTGAATCGGCCAATCTATATTCTAGTGTTGCGGTTATATTTCTAGCTGAACCTATTTCTCCAAACAAGACAACTTCTTTGTCTATAGAAACACTTTGACCGCTCTTTATGTCACCAAGTGTCTCTCTTTCTCTTACAAGATCTCCAGAGTCTACAGAGCCTTTTGGATAAGAAAGGATTAGATCAACGAGTTCTAGTGGTGTTGGGTTTCGATTTATAACTTCTATTGTTATTGGTAGAGTCTCTCCCCCGTTTGTATAAGTAGAACCTGTTATGTTTATCTCTACTTTTTCATTTGAAACAGCTGCATTGCCAAAGAAAAATGTATATATAAATATAAGTATTGCTACAACCAGAAAGCCAGCTGCAACAAAAAATATCTTTTTGAAGATGTTGGAAGTTTTTCCTACAGGGTGAGCTTCGTCGGCTTCTTTCTTCACTTCTTCCCATACACGTGGAGCGTGCTTTTTTATAGGAGCTAGAGTTGATCTAGAGACCCTTTTAGCAGAATCCTTGAGGCTATAAAGCCTCTCAGAAAGAGCATCGATCTTACTGTTGTTTCGATTGTCTTGTGGTTCCATTGTGAGAATTATTATACCACAGTTTATAGCTGTGTTTCTTTGAGGATTTGGTTTATTTTACCGACAAGTTCTGGTCTATTTTTTGTGACATAGTCTAGAGATTCTGATACGTATGGCTTTATAACAAAACCAGAAGAAAGATCCCAGTAACCAAGTTGGCTAAGGAGATTAACAACAAAACAAATTTCAAAAGATTTTATTTTTTCTGAATCCATTTCTGTATCTCTAAAAAAAGTAAAAGAATCCAAAACATCTTCGAAAAGTGCTGTATTCTCTTCTTCTCCACGATATAGTCTATACAAAATGCCGAGAAGATTTGCGTAAACTATTCTCTTCTCTTTGTTTTTGAAAATCAGTCCAGTGTCAAAAAGTGTTGTTGCAGAAGTAAGTTGAAACATACTTTTTCCGTGAACCAGATTTATGTTTAGAATAGAACCTATATCTAGGATATATCTTAGTTTAGAGGAAAGCTTTCTTATACCTATTGCTCGAGCAATCATAAAACCGTAGTCTTTGGTAAACAAATAAACAAGCTTGTCAGACTCTTTGGTGTTTCTAGTCTTGAGAACAATCGCTTCAGTTTTAT includes these proteins:
- the recO gene encoding DNA repair protein RecO — protein: MHHIHKTEAIVLKTRNTKESDKLVYLFTKDYGFMIARAIGIRKLSSKLRYILDIGSILNINLVHGKSMFQLTSATTLFDTGLIFKNKEKRIVYANLLGILYRLYRGEEENTALFEDVLDSFTFFRDTEMDSEKIKSFEICFVVNLLSQLGYWDLSSGFVIKPYVSESLDYVTKNRPELVGKINQILKETQL